One window of Elusimicrobiota bacterium genomic DNA carries:
- a CDS encoding NCS2 family permease → MNNLKTEIIAGTTTFITMAYIIFVNPAILSSAGVPFEAVALATCLGAGVMTIFMGLYSKYPFALAPGMGLNAVVAFTLCGQLGLPYKVAMGMIVVEGLMVTVFVLTRTRETVMNAIPKPIKLAIGVGIGIFIAFIGLSQGGIVEKDPATLVALGNLKTNYALTTIIGLLITSVLLTFKVQASIFIGIILTAVVGFLFGVVSLPTKIFSFPSDFSVLFKPDILGALKFSLLPMIFALFMTDFFDTMGTVIGVSEEGGFLDENGKLPRLKNVLLVDSLSAVCGGTLGSSSITTYIESAAGVAEGGKTGKTSVVTGVLFLLSIFFIPIVCVIGGGYQTANGIYKYPVTAPALIIVGFLMMASIKGIDFKKTEEGIPAFLTIIGMPLTYNISHGIGFGFVSYTLIKIFTGKARELHPLIYIVSALFILNFAL, encoded by the coding sequence ATGAACAACTTAAAAACTGAAATTATCGCAGGCACAACTACATTTATTACAATGGCTTACATCATTTTTGTGAATCCGGCGATTTTATCATCAGCAGGAGTCCCCTTTGAAGCGGTTGCACTCGCAACCTGTCTCGGTGCCGGAGTGATGACAATCTTTATGGGACTCTACTCCAAATATCCATTCGCATTAGCACCCGGTATGGGACTTAATGCTGTTGTTGCATTCACACTCTGCGGTCAACTCGGGCTTCCTTATAAAGTCGCAATGGGAATGATTGTTGTTGAAGGTCTGATGGTAACTGTTTTCGTTCTCACCAGAACACGAGAGACAGTGATGAATGCAATCCCGAAACCGATAAAACTTGCAATTGGCGTCGGTATCGGTATCTTTATCGCATTCATTGGACTTTCACAAGGTGGCATTGTAGAAAAAGACCCAGCAACACTTGTTGCACTCGGAAACTTGAAAACTAATTATGCGTTGACGACAATTATCGGACTCTTGATTACAAGCGTTTTGCTCACTTTCAAGGTTCAGGCATCAATTTTTATCGGGATAATTTTAACCGCGGTCGTCGGCTTTTTGTTCGGTGTTGTCTCGCTTCCTACAAAGATATTTTCGTTTCCGTCAGATTTTTCTGTTCTTTTTAAACCGGATATTTTAGGTGCATTAAAATTTTCGTTACTGCCAATGATATTTGCTCTGTTTATGACTGATTTTTTTGATACGATGGGAACTGTAATTGGCGTTTCTGAAGAAGGCGGCTTTTTAGACGAAAATGGGAAACTGCCACGACTGAAAAATGTGCTTCTTGTTGACTCACTTTCTGCTGTCTGTGGCGGAACTTTAGGCTCATCATCAATCACAACATATATTGAATCTGCTGCGGGTGTCGCAGAAGGCGGCAAAACCGGAAAAACATCCGTTGTTACCGGTGTTTTGTTTTTGCTGTCTATATTTTTTATCCCGATTGTATGTGTTATCGGCGGTGGTTACCAAACTGCCAATGGTATTTATAAATATCCAGTTACTGCACCTGCACTGATTATCGTCGGTTTCTTAATGATGGCATCTATAAAAGGAATAGATTTCAAGAAAACAGAAGAAGGTATCCCCGCATTTCTCACCATTATTGGAATGCCACTTACCTATAATATCTCACACGGTATCGGCTTCGGGTTCGTTTCCTACACACTCATAAAAATATTCACCGGCAAAGCCAGAGAACTCCATCCGTTAATCTACATCGTTTCCGCTCTTTTTATCTTAAATTTTGCTTTGTAA
- a CDS encoding L-threonylcarbamoyladenylate synthase, translated as MKIYKLKKLDKIKIKKIASELKNGKIAVFPTDTVYGIGTNAFCWESVNKICKIKGRKYNKPLPILVDDISKLKRIIKKLPTGAKKLAKRFWPGHLTLVFETNELGCMLTGGKKSVAVRIPDDKVLLSILKEMNCPLIGTSANLTGKKECCIINKIDKKILRNTDILIDGGKIGSKKPSTVLDVTKFPYILLREGCISKKEIEKFMKL; from the coding sequence ATGAAAATTTATAAATTAAAAAAATTGGATAAAATAAAAATTAAAAAAATTGCCAGCGAGTTAAAAAACGGCAAAATCGCTGTTTTCCCGACTGATACTGTTTATGGTATTGGCACAAATGCATTCTGCTGGGAAAGTGTGAACAAAATTTGCAAAATAAAAGGCAGAAAGTATAATAAACCATTGCCTATTCTTGTGGATGATATTTCAAAGTTAAAACGAATTATTAAAAAATTGCCAACCGGTGCGAAAAAATTAGCAAAAAGATTCTGGCCTGGTCATCTGACGCTTGTGTTTGAAACGAATGAACTTGGTTGTATGCTTACAGGCGGTAAAAAATCGGTTGCTGTCCGAATTCCTGACGATAAAGTTTTGCTTTCTATATTAAAAGAAATGAACTGTCCTTTGATAGGAACCAGTGCAAATTTGACAGGTAAAAAGGAATGTTGTATAATTAACAAAATTGACAAAAAAATATTGCGGAATACTGATATTCTAATAGACGGCGGAAAAATCGGCTCAAAAAAACCATCAACTGTCCTGGATGTAACCAAATTCCCATATATTTTGTTAAGAGAAGGTTGTATATCAAAAAAAGAAATAGAAAAGTTTATGAAACTTTGA
- the glyA gene encoding serine hydroxymethyltransferase, whose translation MSLKKTDYAVWEAIQSETKRQSENLELIASENFTSEAVLEAQGSVLTNKYAEGYPSKRYYGGCQFVDIVEKLAIDRARKLFNCEHVNVQPHSGTQANMAVYFAVLDIGDTIMGMHLSHGGHLSHGHPTSFSGKYFKTVPIGVTKKTGLIDYQEARRLAKKHRPKLIVAGTSAYSRIIDWQKFRNICDEVNAYLMADIAHYAGLIATGLYPSPVPYADFVTTTTHKTLRGPRGGMIMCKKKYATLIDKMVFPGTQGGPLMHVIAAKAVAFGEALKPAFKKYQQQVLNNAKTLAESLKKNGFQIVSGGTDSHLLLVDLSPKKLTGLEVEKILDKAGITVNKNSIPYDTQKPFITSGIRLGTPTVTTRGMKEKEMQLIADFIKEAVIHKNDARKLYEIKTGIKKLCDKFPIYKERLQRL comes from the coding sequence ATGTCTTTGAAAAAAACGGATTATGCTGTTTGGGAAGCAATACAATCAGAAACAAAACGGCAATCGGAGAATTTGGAATTGATTGCATCTGAAAATTTTACATCCGAAGCAGTGCTTGAAGCACAAGGGTCGGTTCTAACAAACAAATACGCTGAAGGGTATCCGTCAAAACGATATTACGGCGGTTGCCAGTTTGTAGATATTGTAGAAAAACTAGCGATAGACCGAGCCAGAAAACTTTTTAATTGCGAACATGTAAATGTTCAACCGCATTCGGGCACTCAAGCAAATATGGCAGTATATTTTGCAGTGCTGGATATTGGTGATACGATTATGGGAATGCATCTTTCACACGGTGGTCATCTTTCACACGGACATCCGACAAGTTTTTCCGGGAAATACTTTAAGACAGTGCCAATCGGTGTAACAAAAAAAACCGGGTTGATTGATTACCAGGAAGCACGTCGGCTTGCTAAAAAGCATAGACCTAAACTGATTGTTGCTGGTACTTCTGCCTATTCACGAATTATTGATTGGCAAAAATTCAGAAATATCTGTGATGAGGTGAATGCATATCTGATGGCTGATATTGCACATTATGCCGGCTTGATTGCGACGGGACTGTATCCTTCACCAGTTCCATATGCAGATTTTGTAACAACAACAACACATAAAACATTAAGAGGTCCTCGGGGCGGTATGATTATGTGTAAAAAGAAATATGCAACCTTGATTGATAAAATGGTATTCCCAGGTACACAAGGCGGTCCTTTAATGCATGTAATTGCTGCGAAAGCGGTTGCATTTGGTGAAGCATTAAAACCTGCATTCAAAAAATATCAACAACAGGTTTTGAATAATGCAAAAACACTTGCCGAATCGCTTAAAAAAAATGGGTTTCAAATCGTTTCAGGTGGAACAGATTCTCATCTTTTACTTGTTGATTTAAGCCCTAAAAAACTTACCGGACTGGAAGTAGAAAAAATACTTGATAAAGCTGGTATTACCGTCAATAAAAACTCTATTCCTTACGATACTCAGAAACCATTTATCACTTCAGGTATTCGGCTTGGCACACCCACTGTTACTACAAGAGGTATGAAAGAAAAAGAAATGCAGTTGATTGCGGATTTTATAAAAGAAGCTGTAATCCATAAAAATGATGCCCGAAAACTTTACGAGATTAAAACCGGTATAAAAAAACTTTGTGATAAATTTCCAATATATAAAGAAAGATTACAACGATTATGA
- a CDS encoding MraY family glycosyltransferase, giving the protein MIYLYLTAFSVALVVSLVVTPVAKLLAKKFSVIDKPDSRKIHSKYMPRWGGIAIYLGFLSGLFVLHFLSRFNILLAFRQKIFVKKELVGILSLHNQLIGILVGATIVFLLGLWDDKKNVPPLPKFLVQIIAALAVINYGVNISGLTFPFISDYINFSLLVSQIITVFWLIGFMNTINLIDGLDGLATGIVAIAASTFFVVAVLQSDTKIVLVAKQLKLAAILCAALVGTCIGFLYHNFHPAKIFMGDSGSQFLGFMLGAISVIGTLKTTAVVALFIPIIVVALPVLDVAFSIFRRFRSRRPIMEPDKEHFHHHLLNIGWAHREIVLLVYVITFVLAFCAILLTILKGR; this is encoded by the coding sequence ATGATATATCTGTATCTGACTGCATTCAGTGTTGCGCTGGTTGTTTCATTAGTTGTGACACCGGTTGCTAAATTGCTTGCAAAAAAATTTAGTGTGATTGATAAACCTGATAGCCGAAAAATACATTCTAAATATATGCCTCGCTGGGGTGGGATTGCGATATATTTGGGTTTTTTGAGTGGGCTTTTTGTCCTTCATTTTCTTTCACGATTTAACATCCTGCTTGCATTCCGTCAGAAAATATTTGTAAAAAAAGAATTGGTCGGCATCCTGTCACTGCATAATCAACTTATAGGGATTCTGGTTGGCGCAACAATCGTTTTTTTGCTCGGATTATGGGACGATAAAAAAAATGTACCGCCATTGCCAAAGTTTTTAGTTCAGATTATTGCAGCGCTTGCAGTCATAAATTATGGTGTGAATATCTCAGGATTGACATTTCCATTTATTAGTGATTATATAAATTTTTCGCTGCTGGTCAGTCAGATAATAACCGTTTTCTGGCTGATTGGTTTTATGAATACTATCAATCTTATTGACGGGCTTGATGGACTTGCGACGGGTATTGTAGCGATTGCCGCATCAACCTTTTTTGTTGTTGCAGTTCTGCAAAGTGATACAAAAATAGTTCTTGTGGCTAAACAGTTGAAACTGGCTGCTATTTTATGCGCCGCACTCGTTGGAACTTGTATCGGGTTTTTATACCATAATTTTCATCCGGCAAAAATATTTATGGGTGATTCAGGTAGCCAGTTTCTGGGTTTTATGCTCGGTGCAATATCAGTTATAGGGACGCTTAAAACAACTGCTGTGGTTGCGCTTTTTATCCCGATAATAGTTGTGGCGTTGCCAGTGCTGGATGTTGCATTTTCTATTTTTAGAAGATTTAGAAGTAGAAGACCGATAATGGAGCCGGATAAAGAGCATTTTCATCATCATCTTTTGAATATCGGCTGGGCTCATAGAGAAATTGTGCTGTTGGTGTATGTGATAACTTTTGTGCTCGCATTCTGTGCAATTTTACTGACTATTCTGAAAGGAAGATGA
- the argJ gene encoding bifunctional glutamate N-acetyltransferase/amino-acid acetyltransferase ArgJ, whose product MSDLPKGFFVDGIHCGIKKNGKKDLSLFYSVKPCVAAGMFTRNIFKAAPVIVSQKNIKNKISAIVVNSGCANACTGKRGIKDAEKMCELTAKNLNVKPENILVASTGVIGQFLPMDKIKNGIEKLTQEPKNSRTQELSAVEGIMTTDTFPKILSSQFSILNSDVIIWGCAKGSGMIEPNLATMLSFILTDANITKSALNKALKIAVEKSFNCLTIDGDTSTNDSVFILANCKAKNKIISEDKNFELFCNKLTKVCLELTKMLARDGEGATKLIAVNIKNAKTETDAKRIAKTVANSPLVKTAIYGNDANWGRIVAAIGRSGIDISPKRIDIAFDNLCVFRKGQPTNFSEEKVKKIISKKDVSVNINLNTGNKTATVYTCDFSEGYIKVNASYRT is encoded by the coding sequence ATGAGCGATTTGCCAAAAGGATTTTTTGTTGATGGGATACATTGCGGGATAAAAAAGAACGGGAAAAAGGACCTGTCACTTTTTTATTCTGTAAAGCCATGTGTTGCGGCGGGAATGTTTACAAGAAATATTTTCAAAGCAGCGCCTGTAATTGTTTCACAAAAAAATATAAAAAATAAAATTTCAGCAATTGTTGTCAATTCTGGCTGTGCCAATGCCTGTACAGGTAAAAGAGGAATTAAAGATGCTGAAAAGATGTGTGAATTGACAGCAAAAAATTTAAATGTGAAACCAGAAAATATTTTGGTTGCCTCAACCGGTGTTATTGGTCAATTTTTACCGATGGATAAAATAAAAAATGGTATTGAAAAATTAACCCAAGAACCCAAGAACTCAAGAACTCAAGAACTTTCTGCAGTTGAAGGCATTATGACCACCGATACTTTCCCTAAAATTCTCAGTTCTCAGTTCTCAATTCTCAATTCTGATGTTATTATTTGGGGTTGTGCGAAAGGCAGTGGAATGATTGAGCCAAACCTGGCAACGATGCTTTCTTTCATTTTAACTGATGCCAATATCACAAAATCTGCTCTTAATAAAGCATTAAAAATTGCTGTTGAGAAAAGTTTCAATTGTTTGACCATTGACGGAGATACTTCAACAAATGATTCTGTTTTTATCTTGGCGAATTGTAAAGCAAAGAATAAAATTATCTCTGAGGACAAAAATTTTGAATTATTTTGTAATAAATTAACGAAAGTTTGTCTTGAACTTACAAAAATGCTTGCCCGTGATGGTGAAGGCGCTACAAAACTTATTGCTGTGAATATAAAAAATGCTAAAACTGAAACTGATGCTAAACGAATAGCAAAAACAGTTGCCAACTCACCACTTGTCAAAACCGCAATTTATGGCAACGATGCCAACTGGGGCAGGATTGTCGCCGCTATTGGCAGAAGCGGTATAGATATAAGCCCAAAACGAATTGATATTGCGTTTGATAATCTCTGTGTTTTCAGAAAAGGACAGCCTACAAATTTTTCAGAAGAAAAAGTAAAAAAAATAATTTCTAAAAAGGATGTTTCTGTGAATATAAATTTGAATACTGGCAATAAAACAGCAACCGTTTATACCTGTGATTTTAGTGAAGGATATATAAAAGTCAACGCTTCGTATAGAACTTAA
- a CDS encoding site-specific DNA-methyltransferase, translating to MSNEKLEKYLNQVFLKDILYLLKELPDKSVDMVYGDPDYNVGVKYGDKTYTRSFDKYIEWYIELAKESIRVLKDNGNMFLINYPRQNAYLRVKYLDEVCYNVFDYIWVYNTNVGHSPKRFTTAHRSILHCIKTKNNKFYKENIAVPYKNPTDKRILQNLANGSKGRMPYDWFYFDLVKNVSKEKTFHACQIPQKLSEMLIKSCTQYGDVVLILFGGSGSEIEICKILKRQYISAETDEKYHKMIINRLKNGKIDEKYRLKIRDYEFKNINAQLQLFEKQKKYIVNKK from the coding sequence ATGAGTAATGAAAAATTAGAAAAATATCTAAATCAAGTTTTCCTAAAAGATATTTTATACTTATTAAAGGAATTACCAGATAAATCTGTTGATATGGTTTATGGTGATCCAGATTATAATGTTGGAGTAAAATATGGAGATAAAACATATACGAGAAGTTTTGACAAGTACATTGAGTGGTATATTGAATTAGCAAAAGAATCTATCAGGGTTCTTAAAGATAATGGAAATATGTTTTTAATCAATTATCCAAGACAAAACGCTTATTTACGAGTTAAATATTTAGATGAAGTTTGTTATAATGTTTTTGATTATATCTGGGTTTATAATACCAATGTTGGACATTCGCCGAAACGATTTACTACCGCCCATAGAAGTATTTTACATTGCATAAAAACAAAAAACAATAAATTTTATAAGGAAAATATAGCAGTCCCTTATAAAAATCCCACTGACAAACGAATCTTACAAAATTTGGCAAACGGTTCAAAGGGAAGAATGCCTTACGATTGGTTTTATTTTGATTTGGTAAAGAATGTAAGCAAGGAAAAAACATTCCACGCTTGTCAAATCCCTCAAAAACTTTCTGAAATGTTAATTAAATCATGTACACAATATGGAGATGTTGTCTTGATTCTTTTTGGTGGAAGTGGTTCTGAAATAGAAATCTGCAAAATATTAAAGAGACAATATATTTCTGCTGAAACAGATGAGAAATATCACAAAATGATCATTAATAGATTAAAAAACGGGAAAATTGACGAGAAATATAGGTTGAAAATAAGAGATTACGAGTTTAAAAATATAAATGCGCAACTACAACTTTTTGAGAAACAAAAGAAATATATAGTTAATAAAAAATGA
- the rsmI gene encoding 16S rRNA (cytidine(1402)-2'-O)-methyltransferase produces MKSGVLYVVATPIGNLKDITFRAVEVLKAVDLIACEDTRRTKILLSAYNISKPLTSFYEQNRFTKIPFLIDELKKDKNIAIVSEAGTPGISDPGFFLVQKAIEENISVVPVPGVSAIIASLSASGLPSDDFIFWGFLPRKSNKIKKIFEKFAGLNKTIIFYESPYRLKNTLSIISKIMPANTDIVIARELTKKFEEFIRGKLSEIEYKLPEKILGEITVLISKKHE; encoded by the coding sequence AACGCCAATCGGTAATCTTAAAGATATCACATTCAGAGCAGTTGAGGTGCTTAAGGCAGTTGACCTGATTGCCTGTGAAGATACCCGCCGAACCAAAATCCTGCTATCAGCATATAATATATCAAAACCACTCACAAGTTTTTATGAACAGAATCGGTTCACAAAAATACCATTTTTAATTGATGAGTTAAAGAAAGACAAAAACATCGCAATTGTCTCTGAAGCAGGAACACCCGGCATATCTGATCCAGGATTTTTTCTTGTCCAAAAAGCAATTGAAGAAAACATTTCAGTAGTACCTGTCCCGGGTGTATCCGCAATAATTGCTTCACTTTCTGCCAGCGGCTTGCCATCGGATGATTTTATATTTTGGGGCTTTTTGCCGAGGAAATCAAATAAAATAAAAAAAATTTTTGAGAAGTTTGCAGGACTTAATAAAACAATAATTTTTTACGAATCACCTTACCGGTTGAAAAATACATTATCAATAATCTCAAAAATAATGCCTGCTAATACAGATATTGTAATTGCAAGAGAGTTAACAAAAAAGTTTGAAGAGTTTATCCGAGGGAAGTTGTCTGAAATAGAATATAAACTGCCTGAAAAAATTTTAGGTGAAATTACCGTCTTGATTTCTAAAAAACACGAATAG
- a CDS encoding DUF4032 domain-containing protein, whose protein sequence is MEKNPKLDELSFDEINAVLTHKWFLSEKAKKDVGIDFALDDWFQKHSKKWREAKMKADFEQQKKEIEKHKWFLSQKLGYDVGIQQSALDWIKSGYAEHWRNKTGPYCDKNNENMSDESGNVETKL, encoded by the coding sequence ATGGAAAAAAATCCGAAACTTGATGAGTTATCTTTTGACGAAATCAATGCGGTCCTGACACATAAATGGTTTCTATCAGAAAAAGCAAAAAAGGATGTCGGAATTGATTTTGCATTAGACGATTGGTTTCAGAAACATTCCAAAAAATGGCGTGAAGCAAAAATGAAAGCAGATTTTGAACAGCAAAAAAAAGAAATTGAAAAACATAAATGGTTTCTTTCTCAAAAACTGGGCTATGATGTTGGGATACAGCAATCTGCACTTGACTGGATAAAATCCGGCTATGCTGAACACTGGCGGAATAAAACAGGGCCCTATTGCGATAAAAACAATGAAAACATGTCTGATGAATCTGGTAATGTGGAGACGAAATTATGA
- the argC gene encoding N-acetyl-gamma-glutamyl-phosphate reductase — MINVAVVGAKGCAGEELIKLLLKHPKVKIVSLSDKMDGTKVPISEIYSYIDMDVLCEDVDIKKISEIADIVFTALPHKVSMQFVEKFVKHNKKVIDLSADFRLQNPDIYEKWYGVKHINCELLKTTVYGLPEVYRDKIKTANLIANPGCYPTSIILGCYPALKEKIIDTKNIIIDSKSGYSGGGREFVKNYKEPNCYAYQTGGIHRHIPEIEQELKQFTSSRVREFTVSFTPHILPQERGMLSTIYLQLKKEISASEIVQIYKKCYEKEPFIRIVDVACTKNVVNTNYCDIAINLDTRTNNLIITSAIDNLVKGAAGQAIQNMNIMFGLDEKEGLV, encoded by the coding sequence GTGATAAATGTCGCTGTTGTTGGTGCTAAAGGCTGTGCAGGAGAAGAACTGATAAAATTATTATTGAAACATCCAAAAGTAAAAATTGTTTCACTTTCTGATAAAATGGATGGAACAAAGGTTCCAATTTCGGAAATCTATTCATATATTGACATGGATGTTTTATGTGAAGATGTTGATATTAAAAAAATATCAGAAATTGCCGATATAGTTTTTACTGCACTCCCGCATAAAGTTTCAATGCAGTTTGTAGAAAAATTTGTTAAACACAATAAAAAAGTAATTGATTTAAGCGCTGATTTCCGTCTGCAAAATCCAGATATCTATGAAAAATGGTATGGTGTAAAACATATAAATTGTGAACTTCTAAAAACTACAGTTTATGGACTGCCTGAAGTTTATAGAGACAAAATCAAAACTGCTAATTTAATTGCTAATCCCGGCTGTTATCCAACGAGTATAATTTTAGGTTGCTATCCTGCTCTTAAAGAAAAAATTATTGATACAAAAAATATAATTATTGATTCAAAAAGCGGATATTCAGGCGGTGGCAGAGAGTTTGTAAAAAACTACAAAGAGCCCAATTGCTATGCATATCAAACAGGCGGTATCCATAGGCATATCCCTGAAATAGAACAGGAATTAAAACAGTTCACGAGTTCACGAGTTCGCGAGTTCACGGTTTCTTTTACGCCACACATTCTTCCACAGGAGAGAGGGATGCTCTCAACGATTTATTTACAGTTAAAAAAAGAAATTTCGGCGTCAGAAATAGTGCAGATTTACAAAAAATGCTATGAGAAAGAACCATTTATCCGTATTGTTGATGTTGCCTGTACAAAAAATGTCGTCAATACAAACTACTGCGATATCGCAATAAATTTGGACACAAGAACAAATAATTTAATAATTACATCAGCGATTGACAATCTTGTCAAAGGCGCCGCAGGTCAAGCAATCCAGAATATGAATATAATGTTCGGTTTAGACGAAAAAGAAGGACTGGTATGA